Proteins found in one Pseudomonas sp. P8_241 genomic segment:
- a CDS encoding tellurite resistance TerB family protein, with the protein MNTSDLLEQLLRGAGQGSMAQQGGGGASAQGGLGDLGGLLGGLLGGGAGAPGGSGAGLGDLLGGLLGGGSPMGGAAQTRSGSGTNYAALASLGMMAFQAYQAWQRSQASAPQEAPRTVDLLAGPQVEEHSHAILRALIGAAKADGRFDDAEKQMINAEIARHTDDPQLQQWLDDECAKPLDPAEVAQSATDSGMAAEMYLASVMLVDDQQDAERGYLDELAAALGIEPDLQVHLEQQAKGKPV; encoded by the coding sequence ATGAACACCAGTGATCTGCTCGAACAATTACTGCGAGGAGCCGGCCAGGGCTCCATGGCACAACAAGGCGGCGGTGGCGCGTCGGCTCAAGGTGGGCTCGGCGATTTGGGTGGGTTGCTCGGCGGGCTGTTGGGTGGCGGCGCTGGTGCTCCCGGCGGCAGCGGCGCTGGCCTGGGCGACTTGCTCGGCGGTTTGCTCGGTGGCGGTTCACCGATGGGCGGGGCAGCGCAAACCCGCTCCGGTAGCGGCACCAATTATGCGGCGCTGGCGTCTCTGGGGATGATGGCGTTCCAGGCGTATCAGGCCTGGCAGCGCAGTCAGGCATCGGCGCCACAAGAGGCGCCGCGCACCGTTGACCTGTTGGCCGGTCCGCAAGTCGAAGAACATAGCCATGCGATCCTGCGGGCCTTGATCGGCGCGGCTAAAGCCGATGGTCGATTTGATGATGCCGAGAAGCAGATGATCAATGCCGAAATCGCACGCCACACCGATGACCCGCAATTGCAGCAATGGCTCGACGATGAATGCGCCAAACCACTGGACCCCGCTGAGGTCGCGCAGTCGGCGACGGATTCAGGCATGGCCGCGGAAATGTACCTGGCCAGCGTCATGTTGGTAGATGACCAGCAGGACGCCGAGCGCGGTTATCTGGATGAGTTGGCGGCCGCGTTGGGCATCGAGCCGGACCTGCAAGTGCATCTTGAGCAACAGGCCAAGGGCAAGCCGGTGTAG
- a CDS encoding Ig-like domain repeat protein: MTAFRPYLYFSFDDAQGTLALGALTIAGMTRPIVDGDGGISKAVVEDSENGVICAINPWLGMQEDDTVTVFLDAVTVFDHTVLADEVDKRLFFFVEAERFVPGWIEECYYLLHRKGETAPDDPSVKLRLRVKFDLPGGPDKEPHLPWHSELGIVQLPDEVIEQGVDAEWAAKGVPMTIARYPAIALRDTVQVKWGSVFLKPFVLEQEHVDGTVPIVVRAEQADILAAGDSNGLPVHYELYDEVWNLSEKWSERTTVGVDAGAWRLDAPIIKQSVNGVIDLKELNQQDVIVQIKVQAPDFQLDDTVTLTWIGTPQTGKPLINTQSEDIKNVPSIMEFEIPYAQVRALAMGSADASYVLTKKDGSPPLSSKREFADVIGDVYAHPAPTIREVLGDILEPDNLYATVDLTYPGMRSGDLVELIWQGTRSNGTPYLHTEPYTVSKNDAEDKRITIYVLGEHISVLANGGLDLWYRVSNDEAAIYGVSESEHLLVKVKAIAATLPAPKVPEAGPDDVLDPSKVFDHVTVRVEYLGTVKDDILRYYWTAISSSISTSDWLPITSVSAGKPVPFRVDARFVTPSIGQYVKVRYTLKHASTGLYSYSQTLNLLIGELVGELPPPKVIQATGADLDPIKAINGVDVVVEYAKMNPELDTVALKWRGTPGAGTSDDLELPAHESGSVSFPLPASVVGANIGKPVMITYDVKRYNFWTESDSLPLNVLTFQDPENELPRPDVPEAVNQVLDLMEFAGNAQVIVDKWPFIALGQRLWLRLEGKTTAGASHTIVLLDGALINQSQVENGLKESLLRTELLKLGHASPATVRCKVTFDGASEESMAVEFPLLPLTVRTRYDYLTPVITKVEGIRGDVPDGGMTRDDEVTVTGTATRGETIELFDADSASMGTAPVGDNGVWSRLIGKLTEKLYRITAKAKYDADPVSSNEWSFTVDFAMTPVIRSVTDSKGPLAEGEMTYDNSVFIEGDASAGEKVQLLDGTTPIITLDVDGKGMWEFRYNSLTVKTYRLTAKALYDVDPISSPLRTFVVAQAVTPTISRVTDIRGDVANGATTYYRSVTLSGKASKNEEIELRDDSALLIKRPVDANGDWTWDFNNLTLKSYKLTAKGLYGNEPVSGERVFSVAAHVSPTITEITDSQGRPVSGTIYDRTVNLKGRATPREKVRIHDNGSPIGSEVNVAASGEWSSSASGLAVGPHSMTAKALYEVSPIESAPRTFTIAEQVAPTLTSVRGDEGEVQNGGQTKSTTVSLTGSVTSGHQVQIYDFSTPKHTVAASGTTWSTTLAVALGDHSITARAVTTGQVSNTRVFKVVSPIPPLQFNTNPVTLSGKIYLIPGNPEVLPNFGPGTSVHHRASGGQPNYSYFSSHPAVAVVDGTGLVTVRGRGTATITVRDAANQSLSYQVTVTGVIHCIGLSSGNWAGINATASQAGCRLPSYEELYEIYQTYSSRWPMPNHLYWSTTPSNAFWPLQGRKTMNPVTSANSSASIAPLSNHHAYGVGLR; the protein is encoded by the coding sequence ATGACCGCTTTTCGCCCTTACCTGTATTTTTCCTTCGATGATGCCCAGGGCACGCTGGCACTGGGTGCCCTGACAATCGCGGGCATGACCAGACCGATCGTCGACGGTGATGGCGGCATCAGCAAGGCAGTGGTCGAAGACAGCGAGAATGGGGTGATATGCGCCATCAATCCGTGGCTTGGCATGCAGGAAGACGACACCGTCACCGTCTTTCTGGACGCTGTAACAGTATTCGACCACACCGTGTTGGCAGACGAAGTCGATAAGCGACTTTTCTTCTTTGTGGAGGCCGAGCGGTTCGTGCCTGGCTGGATCGAGGAGTGCTATTACCTGTTGCACCGCAAGGGTGAAACGGCACCTGACGACCCATCGGTGAAACTGCGTTTACGGGTCAAATTCGATCTGCCGGGCGGTCCCGACAAAGAACCGCACTTGCCGTGGCACTCGGAACTGGGGATCGTACAGCTGCCCGATGAGGTGATAGAGCAGGGAGTCGATGCCGAGTGGGCGGCCAAAGGCGTGCCCATGACGATCGCGCGCTACCCCGCCATCGCCCTGCGCGATACGGTCCAGGTAAAATGGGGCAGTGTGTTTCTCAAACCTTTTGTGCTTGAGCAGGAGCACGTCGACGGCACAGTGCCCATCGTGGTTCGCGCCGAGCAGGCTGACATTCTGGCCGCTGGCGACAGCAATGGGCTGCCGGTGCATTACGAGCTGTATGACGAGGTCTGGAACCTCTCGGAAAAATGGTCCGAGAGAACCACCGTAGGCGTCGATGCCGGCGCCTGGCGCCTGGACGCTCCGATTATCAAGCAGTCGGTCAACGGTGTGATCGATCTCAAAGAGTTGAACCAACAGGACGTCATCGTTCAGATCAAGGTGCAAGCCCCGGACTTCCAGCTCGACGATACCGTCACCCTGACCTGGATCGGCACGCCGCAAACCGGCAAACCCCTGATTAACACCCAGTCGGAGGACATCAAGAATGTGCCCAGCATCATGGAGTTTGAAATTCCGTACGCGCAAGTCCGCGCTCTGGCCATGGGGTCGGCCGATGCCTCTTATGTGCTGACCAAGAAAGACGGCAGTCCGCCCCTCTCATCCAAACGTGAATTCGCCGATGTCATCGGCGATGTGTATGCGCATCCTGCTCCGACGATTCGCGAGGTGCTGGGCGATATCCTCGAACCCGACAACCTGTACGCCACCGTGGATCTCACCTACCCGGGCATGCGCAGCGGTGACCTTGTCGAACTGATCTGGCAAGGTACCCGGTCCAACGGCACGCCCTATCTTCATACCGAGCCTTACACCGTCAGCAAAAACGACGCCGAGGACAAACGCATCACCATTTACGTACTCGGCGAACACATCAGCGTGCTCGCCAATGGTGGTCTCGATCTTTGGTATCGAGTTTCCAATGATGAGGCGGCGATCTACGGGGTGAGCGAGTCCGAACACCTGCTGGTCAAGGTCAAGGCAATAGCGGCGACGCTGCCGGCGCCCAAGGTGCCAGAGGCAGGACCAGACGATGTGCTGGACCCTTCAAAGGTGTTCGATCACGTCACGGTGCGAGTCGAGTATCTGGGAACGGTCAAAGACGACATCCTGAGGTACTACTGGACCGCCATCAGTTCGTCCATCAGCACCAGCGACTGGCTTCCCATCACGAGTGTCAGCGCAGGCAAACCGGTCCCTTTCCGGGTCGATGCCCGTTTTGTCACCCCAAGCATCGGGCAGTACGTCAAGGTGAGATACACCCTCAAACACGCCAGTACCGGCTTGTACAGCTACTCGCAGACGTTGAATTTGCTGATTGGTGAACTGGTCGGTGAATTGCCACCACCTAAGGTGATCCAGGCCACGGGGGCAGATCTGGACCCCATCAAGGCAATCAATGGCGTGGATGTAGTGGTTGAATACGCGAAGATGAATCCGGAGCTGGATACTGTTGCCTTGAAATGGCGCGGAACCCCAGGCGCTGGCACATCGGATGATCTGGAACTGCCGGCGCATGAAAGCGGTAGTGTGTCGTTCCCTCTACCCGCCTCTGTCGTGGGAGCCAACATCGGCAAACCGGTCATGATTACCTACGACGTCAAGCGTTACAACTTCTGGACGGAGTCCGACTCTCTGCCCCTGAATGTACTGACGTTCCAGGACCCGGAAAACGAACTGCCACGCCCTGACGTGCCCGAGGCGGTCAATCAGGTGCTCGACCTGATGGAGTTCGCCGGTAATGCTCAGGTCATTGTCGACAAGTGGCCGTTCATTGCCCTGGGGCAACGCCTGTGGTTACGACTGGAAGGAAAGACCACCGCCGGGGCCTCTCACACCATCGTGTTGCTCGACGGTGCACTGATCAACCAATCGCAGGTCGAGAACGGGCTCAAGGAAAGCCTGTTGCGCACCGAACTGCTCAAACTGGGCCATGCCTCGCCGGCCACGGTGCGCTGCAAAGTGACCTTTGACGGCGCCAGCGAAGAGTCCATGGCGGTCGAATTCCCGTTATTGCCGCTGACCGTCAGAACCCGCTATGACTATCTGACGCCGGTCATCACCAAGGTCGAGGGCATTCGCGGGGACGTGCCTGACGGGGGCATGACCCGCGATGACGAAGTCACGGTCACGGGCACCGCGACACGGGGCGAAACCATCGAACTGTTCGACGCAGATTCCGCATCGATGGGCACGGCCCCCGTCGGCGACAACGGCGTCTGGAGCCGTCTGATCGGCAAACTCACGGAGAAGCTCTACCGCATCACGGCCAAGGCCAAATACGACGCCGACCCGGTGTCGAGCAATGAATGGAGTTTCACCGTCGATTTTGCGATGACCCCCGTCATCCGTTCGGTAACCGACTCCAAGGGGCCGCTGGCAGAAGGTGAGATGACCTATGACAACAGCGTGTTCATTGAAGGCGATGCCAGTGCAGGCGAGAAGGTTCAACTGCTGGACGGCACCACGCCGATCATCACCCTCGACGTTGACGGTAAAGGCATGTGGGAATTCCGCTACAACAGCCTGACGGTCAAGACTTACCGCCTGACGGCAAAAGCCCTGTACGACGTCGACCCCATTTCCAGCCCGCTACGCACCTTCGTCGTGGCGCAGGCAGTGACCCCGACCATTTCCAGGGTCACCGACATCAGAGGCGATGTGGCCAACGGCGCAACGACGTATTACCGCAGCGTGACCCTGAGCGGAAAAGCCAGCAAAAATGAAGAGATCGAGCTGAGGGACGACAGCGCTTTACTGATCAAGCGCCCCGTCGATGCCAACGGTGATTGGACCTGGGACTTCAACAATCTGACGTTGAAATCATACAAACTGACGGCCAAGGGATTGTATGGCAACGAGCCTGTCTCTGGTGAGCGCGTCTTTTCCGTCGCGGCGCATGTTTCACCGACCATCACTGAAATCACCGACTCCCAGGGCCGCCCGGTATCGGGGACCATTTATGACAGAACGGTGAATCTCAAAGGCCGTGCCACCCCTCGCGAAAAAGTTCGGATTCACGACAATGGCTCACCCATCGGCTCGGAGGTCAATGTCGCGGCCAGCGGTGAATGGAGTAGCAGCGCGAGCGGTCTGGCAGTCGGTCCACACAGCATGACGGCCAAAGCACTGTACGAGGTCAGCCCGATCGAGAGCGCGCCAAGAACCTTTACCATTGCTGAACAGGTTGCGCCCACCCTTACCTCTGTGAGAGGCGACGAAGGCGAAGTGCAAAACGGTGGGCAAACCAAAAGCACCACGGTCAGCCTGACGGGCAGCGTTACGTCCGGTCATCAGGTGCAGATTTACGATTTCAGCACGCCCAAACATACAGTTGCCGCCAGCGGCACCACCTGGAGCACGACACTTGCCGTTGCCCTTGGGGACCACTCTATAACGGCGAGAGCAGTCACGACCGGGCAGGTTTCAAATACTCGCGTGTTCAAGGTTGTATCGCCGATACCGCCACTGCAATTCAATACCAATCCGGTGACGCTGAGTGGAAAGATCTACCTCATTCCTGGAAACCCCGAGGTACTTCCAAATTTTGGTCCGGGAACATCCGTGCATCATCGGGCGTCAGGCGGTCAACCGAACTACAGCTATTTCTCCAGTCATCCGGCGGTTGCCGTTGTGGATGGAACAGGACTGGTCACGGTCAGAGGCAGAGGAACCGCAACCATTACGGTGAGGGATGCGGCCAACCAGTCCTTGAGTTACCAGGTGACAGTGACGGGGGTGATTCATTGCATAGGACTCTCGAGCGGCAACTGGGCAGGTATCAATGCAACAGCCAGCCAGGCTGGATGCCGACTCCCCAGTTACGAGGAACTGTATGAAATTTACCAGACCTATAGCTCGCGCTGGCCGATGCCTAATCACCTCTATTGGTCGACGACTCCCAGTAATGCCTTCTGGCCACTTCAAGGCAGAAAAACGATGAACCCTGTGACCAGCGCCAATAGCTCCGCCTCCATAGCCCCATTGTCCAATCATCACGCCTACGGAGTTGGGCTTCGGTAA
- the ligD gene encoding DNA ligase D — protein MTLNLDDYNRMRDFSATSEPAAVKRKGKKSAHALQFCIQKHDASHLHYDFRLELDGALKSWAVPKGPSLDPKVKRLAVHVEDHPLEYATFEGSIPEGHYGAGDVIVWDRGVWIPQDDPAEAYAKGRLKFELQGEKLGGLWNLVRTHMPGKKEQWFLIKHQDAAAKPHSDYDVLVAEPDSVLSDRTLISKQPKAAGKPKSIKKPKASVTKEKSPQLSGAHKARLPAQIKPELATLVEKVPDGSWSYEIKFDGYRIMARIEHDQVKLITRNGHDWTHKLPRQAEALAALGLESAWLDGEMVVADEHGVPDFQALQNAFDSGRSGNIVYYLFDLPYLNGVDLREVPVEERRAALATVLKPCDDPLLRFSESFAEEPQALLNSACQMRMEGLIGKRLGSAYVSRRSSDWIKLKCKHRQEFVIVGFTDPKGSRNAFGALLLGLHDRDSGELRYAGKVGTGFNETTLQSIHRQLKPLQTKKPTVVNPPSGFEAKDVHWLKPTLLAEVAFAEMTRDGSVRHAVFHGLRDDKPAKDVTEERPKTVKTSSAKKSGAAKPAAAARKVEPAPSQIGLDEGKVRITHPDRVIDASSGTTKVQLAQYYASVAEWILPELKDRPVALVRAPDGIAGELFFQKNAERLAIPGITTLDKDLTGQPIMIINSAEALIGAVQMSTVELHTWNATADNLDKPDRFVLDLDPDPALPWKRMVEATQLTLSVLDELGLKAFLKTSGGKGIHIVVPLTRKLGWDEVKAFSHAIVRHMAKLLPERFSAVSGPKNRVGRIFIDYLRNGLGATTICAYAVRTREGLPVSVPIFREEVEELKGGNQWNVHNVHERLAEVGDAPWADLRKTRQSITAEMRRRIGMKNG, from the coding sequence ATGACCCTAAACCTCGATGACTACAACCGCATGCGCGACTTCTCGGCGACGTCCGAGCCCGCCGCCGTCAAGCGCAAAGGCAAGAAATCGGCCCATGCGTTGCAGTTCTGCATCCAGAAGCATGACGCATCGCACCTGCATTACGACTTTCGCCTGGAACTCGATGGCGCTTTGAAGAGCTGGGCGGTGCCCAAGGGGCCGTCGCTGGATCCCAAGGTCAAGCGCCTGGCCGTGCATGTCGAAGATCATCCCCTGGAGTACGCGACTTTCGAGGGCAGCATTCCCGAAGGCCATTACGGCGCGGGCGATGTGATCGTCTGGGACCGTGGTGTCTGGATTCCCCAGGACGATCCCGCCGAAGCCTATGCCAAAGGACGGCTCAAATTCGAACTGCAGGGGGAGAAACTCGGCGGCCTGTGGAACCTGGTGCGCACGCACATGCCGGGCAAGAAAGAACAGTGGTTTCTGATCAAGCATCAGGACGCTGCCGCCAAGCCGCACAGTGACTATGACGTGCTGGTTGCCGAGCCCGACAGCGTGCTCAGTGATCGCACCCTCATCAGCAAACAACCGAAAGCGGCGGGCAAACCCAAGTCGATCAAGAAACCAAAGGCGAGCGTTACCAAGGAAAAATCGCCACAGCTGTCCGGGGCGCACAAGGCCAGACTGCCGGCTCAGATCAAGCCTGAACTGGCGACGCTCGTTGAAAAAGTCCCGGACGGTTCATGGAGCTATGAGATCAAGTTCGACGGCTACCGGATCATGGCTCGCATTGAGCATGACCAGGTCAAACTCATCACGCGCAATGGCCACGACTGGACCCACAAGCTGCCCAGACAAGCCGAGGCGTTGGCCGCGCTGGGCCTCGAATCGGCCTGGCTCGACGGCGAGATGGTGGTGGCGGACGAGCACGGCGTGCCCGACTTCCAGGCCCTGCAAAACGCCTTCGATTCCGGCCGCAGCGGCAACATCGTCTACTACCTGTTTGACCTGCCTTACCTCAATGGCGTGGACCTGCGCGAAGTGCCCGTCGAAGAACGCCGGGCAGCGTTGGCGACGGTCCTCAAGCCCTGTGACGATCCGTTGCTGCGCTTCTCCGAGTCTTTTGCCGAAGAGCCACAGGCCTTACTCAACAGTGCCTGTCAGATGCGCATGGAAGGCCTGATCGGCAAGCGGCTGGGATCGGCTTACGTGTCCCGGCGCAGCAGCGACTGGATCAAGCTCAAGTGCAAGCATCGACAAGAGTTCGTCATCGTCGGATTCACTGATCCAAAAGGTTCGCGCAATGCCTTTGGGGCGCTGCTGTTGGGGCTGCACGACCGCGACAGCGGTGAGTTGCGCTATGCGGGGAAGGTTGGCACCGGTTTCAACGAGACGACCCTGCAAAGCATTCATCGACAACTCAAGCCGCTACAGACGAAAAAACCGACAGTGGTCAACCCGCCGAGTGGGTTCGAGGCCAAGGATGTGCACTGGCTAAAGCCCACACTACTGGCCGAAGTGGCCTTCGCCGAAATGACCAGGGACGGTTCGGTGCGCCATGCGGTATTCCATGGTTTGCGCGATGACAAACCCGCCAAAGATGTCACCGAGGAGCGTCCAAAAACCGTGAAAACGTCCTCCGCGAAAAAAAGCGGCGCCGCGAAACCAGCTGCCGCTGCCCGTAAAGTCGAACCCGCACCGTCACAAATCGGACTCGATGAAGGCAAGGTGCGCATCACTCATCCAGACCGGGTGATCGACGCCAGCAGCGGCACCACCAAAGTTCAACTGGCGCAGTATTACGCCAGTGTCGCCGAATGGATTCTGCCCGAGCTCAAGGACCGCCCGGTGGCGCTGGTCCGGGCACCGGACGGCATCGCCGGCGAACTGTTTTTTCAGAAAAACGCCGAGCGCCTCGCGATTCCCGGTATTACCACCCTGGACAAAGACCTCACTGGCCAGCCGATCATGATCATCAACAGCGCCGAAGCGCTGATCGGTGCGGTGCAGATGAGCACTGTGGAATTGCACACCTGGAATGCGACCGCGGACAACCTCGACAAGCCGGACCGCTTTGTCCTCGACCTCGACCCGGACCCCGCATTGCCATGGAAGCGCATGGTTGAAGCGACTCAGTTGACGCTGTCGGTGCTCGATGAATTGGGGCTCAAGGCCTTTTTGAAAACCAGTGGCGGCAAGGGCATTCACATCGTGGTGCCACTGACCCGCAAGTTGGGATGGGACGAGGTCAAGGCGTTCAGCCACGCGATTGTCCGTCACATGGCCAAGTTGCTGCCGGAACGATTTTCGGCGGTGTCCGGGCCCAAGAATCGGGTAGGGCGCATTTTCATCGATTACCTGCGCAACGGGTTGGGCGCGACCACCATTTGCGCGTACGCCGTGCGCACCCGCGAGGGGTTGCCAGTGTCGGTGCCGATCTTTCGGGAGGAAGTGGAGGAACTCAAGGGTGGTAATCAATGGAACGTGCACAACGTGCATGAACGGCTGGCAGAGGTGGGGGATGCACCTTGGGCGGACCTGCGCAAGACGCGCCAGTCGATCACCGCCGAGATGCGCCGGCGCATCGGCATGAAAAACGGTTGA
- a CDS encoding DUF3313 domain-containing protein, which yields MILSRKLLVGATMAGLLLGGCTSKVTETEQYSGYLSNYNNLQKVETPSGGTAMRWVSPSWNPNAYDTVVFNKLELYPAPKPDERVNQQTLTDLQNYMTTKAKGTLGQKYRVVSNTSAAPAGSKPLLMRAAITGVNAENEGMKWYEVVPIAAVVGATQAATGHRDQDSTLFIEAEFIDARTNQTVAKVVRKVFGSTLENESQKITAQDFKAAIDKLGVDFQAFIK from the coding sequence ATGATCCTGTCCCGAAAACTGCTGGTCGGCGCCACAATGGCCGGGCTATTGCTTGGCGGTTGCACCTCGAAAGTCACTGAAACCGAGCAATACTCGGGCTATCTGTCCAACTACAACAACCTGCAGAAAGTCGAAACGCCGAGCGGTGGCACAGCGATGCGCTGGGTCAGCCCGTCGTGGAATCCGAATGCCTACGACACGGTGGTGTTCAACAAACTGGAGCTTTATCCAGCGCCCAAGCCGGATGAGCGGGTCAACCAGCAGACGCTGACCGACCTGCAGAACTACATGACCACCAAGGCCAAAGGCACGCTGGGCCAGAAATACCGCGTGGTCTCCAACACCTCCGCCGCACCGGCGGGTTCCAAGCCCCTGCTCATGCGTGCGGCGATCACTGGGGTGAATGCCGAAAACGAAGGCATGAAGTGGTACGAAGTGGTACCGATCGCCGCCGTGGTCGGGGCAACTCAGGCCGCCACCGGCCACCGCGATCAGGACAGCACCTTGTTCATCGAAGCCGAGTTTATTGACGCCAGGACCAACCAGACGGTCGCCAAGGTCGTGCGTAAAGTGTTTGGTTCGACGCTGGAGAACGAAAGCCAGAAAATCACCGCGCAGGACTTCAAAGCGGCTATCGACAAGCTGGGCGTCGACTTCCAGGCGTTCATCAAGTAA
- a CDS encoding OmpP1/FadL family transporter, with protein MLKKTSAVPAAILFALYGQHAWAGGIMLYEIGTDNAGLANAGAAARAQGPSTIASNPAGMSYLPGTQITAGLQVLYGDLSFDSDSATNVNGSNSGNALDPIPGGSFFISHELDDHWSVGFGQYGDFGLAVNYDNDWSGRYFAQNSSLLGLSLVPSVAYRFNEQWSVGVGVKAMYGMLQAQTAIDRSPFGFTDRGDGQYKYKDGAWGLGANVGVIYAPQPGTRIGLAYTSQVDLDFEDRLDVKGDGRLLERVNSTNTELDTKVPQTVTLSLFHQLDRQWALLASANWQDWSAFGDIGVQVDTTAFGSQSRSVDAGFKDTWHLSLGAQYQATEQLLWNVGMAYDSSAVSDSDRSVIVPMNESWRIATGATYALNQDTDVNVSWAMVWLGDMAVQQTKATSGNQLSGQFDNAWIQALTGNMTWRF; from the coding sequence ATGCTCAAAAAAACCAGCGCTGTGCCCGCCGCCATTCTGTTCGCCCTGTACGGCCAACATGCCTGGGCGGGCGGCATCATGCTGTACGAAATCGGCACAGATAACGCCGGCCTGGCCAACGCCGGAGCCGCTGCCCGCGCGCAAGGCCCCTCCACCATCGCCAGCAACCCGGCGGGCATGAGCTACCTGCCTGGCACGCAAATCACCGCGGGCTTGCAGGTGCTGTACGGCGACCTGTCGTTCGATAGCGATTCCGCCACCAACGTCAACGGCAGCAACAGTGGCAATGCTTTGGACCCGATACCCGGTGGCAGCTTTTTCATCAGCCATGAACTGGACGATCACTGGAGCGTCGGTTTCGGCCAGTACGGTGACTTCGGGCTGGCGGTCAATTACGACAACGATTGGTCCGGCCGTTACTTCGCGCAGAATTCCAGCCTGCTCGGTTTGTCCCTGGTGCCCAGCGTGGCTTACCGCTTCAACGAACAATGGTCGGTCGGCGTGGGCGTCAAGGCCATGTACGGCATGCTCCAGGCGCAGACCGCTATCGATCGCTCGCCCTTCGGTTTCACCGATCGCGGCGACGGCCAGTACAAGTACAAGGATGGCGCCTGGGGTTTGGGCGCCAACGTCGGAGTGATCTACGCACCGCAACCCGGCACCCGAATCGGTCTGGCCTACACCAGCCAGGTCGACCTGGATTTCGAAGACAGGCTCGACGTCAAGGGCGATGGCCGATTGCTGGAGCGCGTGAACAGCACCAATACCGAACTTGACACAAAGGTGCCGCAGACTGTCACCCTCAGCCTGTTCCACCAGCTGGATCGGCAATGGGCGCTGCTGGCCTCGGCCAACTGGCAGGACTGGTCGGCATTCGGCGACATCGGCGTTCAAGTCGACACTACGGCGTTTGGTTCGCAATCGAGATCGGTCGATGCCGGGTTCAAGGACACCTGGCATCTGTCCCTTGGCGCGCAGTACCAGGCCACCGAACAACTGTTGTGGAACGTCGGTATGGCTTACGACAGCAGCGCGGTTTCGGACAGCGACCGCAGCGTGATCGTGCCGATGAATGAATCCTGGCGCATTGCCACCGGGGCCACCTATGCTCTGAACCAGGACACTGACGTCAACGTCAGCTGGGCCATGGTCTGGCTTGGCGACATGGCGGTGCAACAAACCAAGGCGACATCGGGCAACCAGCTTTCCGGCCAGTTTGACAATGCATGGATTCAAGCTTTGACAGGAAACATGACCTGGCGATTCTGA